One genomic segment of Sphingorhabdus sp. M41 includes these proteins:
- a CDS encoding response regulator — protein MDGQARDREHEMIKNRIILVILGWSVCAMLGATSGLITGFSIYFILSVAIAIAYHANPRPSNLRRFIGLCTDFGVGAFLFQVGGESVAAGYPLFLWVILGNGFRFGVLWLFFASAMAVMAFGWAIYNVDFWRENPSLSIGLLIGLLVIPAYCSTLITKISQAKEEAEAANKAKSLFLASISHELRTPLNAIIGYGTHLLDMKLPEKQHQMVATSVSAGRHLLHLINQLLNFAQSESRDELPDPKPFSLVDILAEVRDIMQIAADEKDLKIILQAEPNSDRLISGQLDYVRNILINLTSNAVKFTQAGSITLRCGSGSGDDHDQMWISVTDTGPGIPSESQKKIFNVFQQADDTVAREFGGTGLGLAICQKQASLMGGYISVDSELGAGSIFTLSFPAEVLDAEETGADEDSVRILSLTRELNPPTICNDDNQRLTIDHIQYHGTDDLKKILDRRNLELYDIALLDEAIASDHDDQSPLWSAFRNAKLPPVLFAEGKEKNLKDLQLRAAFATLLPAGSDFSAIRSAVQIGCSFVGSGARQQTESNVNDQPSEIIPVRVLVADDNRTNQMVLETILSNAGHEVTVVEDGEKALEELEQATFDIVFLDVNMPNMGGVECCKLWRQIEGPRTHVPIIGLTADSTEETEKKCLDAGMDLRITKPIEAGELIEVITSQTASKIGPAESPATSDPLRVVSNIESRTRKTAPPAVDPTQLDYLLSIGDKAFVQSIIDAYLEDTSEILTAFRKSVDDGSVEDFRFHAHAFKSGAANVGANFLAETCATLEVITEQKFNDRRFEYLTKIEKQVVEIRDCLEGISQPRNENVPGEKAALA, from the coding sequence ATGGACGGTCAAGCGCGAGATCGTGAGCATGAAATGATCAAGAACCGGATCATATTGGTGATCCTGGGGTGGTCTGTGTGCGCGATGCTGGGTGCCACGTCTGGATTGATCACCGGTTTCAGCATCTATTTCATTTTAAGCGTCGCCATAGCCATCGCCTATCATGCCAACCCCAGGCCGTCCAATTTGAGGCGGTTTATAGGCCTTTGCACAGATTTTGGCGTCGGAGCTTTTCTGTTCCAGGTCGGCGGCGAAAGTGTTGCGGCCGGTTACCCGTTGTTTCTTTGGGTCATTCTCGGAAATGGTTTTCGCTTCGGAGTGCTATGGCTTTTCTTTGCGTCAGCGATGGCGGTCATGGCATTCGGATGGGCTATCTATAATGTAGACTTCTGGCGCGAGAACCCGTCTCTTTCTATCGGCTTGCTGATCGGTCTATTGGTAATACCAGCATATTGCTCAACGCTGATAACCAAAATCTCCCAAGCCAAAGAAGAGGCTGAAGCGGCAAACAAGGCCAAGAGCCTGTTTCTGGCCAGCATCAGTCATGAACTGCGGACACCGTTGAACGCCATCATTGGCTACGGCACCCATTTGCTTGATATGAAGCTGCCCGAGAAGCAGCATCAGATGGTCGCAACCAGCGTATCTGCGGGCCGTCATCTGCTGCACTTGATCAATCAGCTGCTCAATTTTGCACAATCGGAATCTCGCGACGAACTGCCTGACCCAAAACCTTTTTCTCTTGTAGATATTTTGGCCGAGGTCCGCGACATCATGCAAATCGCTGCCGACGAGAAAGATCTCAAGATCATCCTTCAGGCAGAACCGAACAGTGACCGTTTGATTTCCGGACAGCTCGACTATGTCCGGAATATTCTTATCAACCTCACCAGCAATGCCGTGAAATTTACCCAAGCCGGGTCGATCACTTTGAGATGCGGATCGGGCTCCGGTGACGACCATGACCAAATGTGGATTTCGGTAACCGACACCGGGCCCGGAATTCCAAGTGAGTCACAAAAGAAAATATTCAATGTTTTCCAGCAAGCCGATGACACAGTTGCCAGAGAGTTTGGCGGTACCGGGCTGGGATTGGCGATATGCCAAAAGCAGGCAAGCCTGATGGGTGGATATATATCAGTCGATAGCGAGCTGGGCGCCGGCAGCATATTCACTTTGTCATTCCCTGCAGAAGTTTTGGATGCAGAAGAAACGGGTGCCGATGAGGATAGCGTCAGGATTTTGTCCCTGACGCGAGAACTCAACCCGCCGACCATCTGCAACGATGACAATCAACGCCTTACTATTGACCATATCCAATATCATGGAACTGATGACCTCAAAAAAATTCTGGATCGGCGTAATCTCGAACTTTACGACATCGCTCTGCTCGATGAAGCTATCGCCAGCGATCATGATGACCAATCTCCGCTATGGTCTGCTTTCCGGAATGCCAAACTTCCGCCGGTCTTGTTTGCCGAGGGAAAAGAGAAAAATCTGAAGGACCTTCAATTGCGGGCGGCTTTCGCAACGCTGCTGCCGGCAGGTTCAGATTTCAGCGCAATCCGTAGCGCAGTGCAGATCGGCTGTTCCTTCGTCGGTTCAGGCGCACGGCAACAAACGGAATCGAATGTCAATGACCAGCCATCCGAAATCATACCGGTTCGGGTGCTGGTCGCCGATGACAATCGCACCAACCAGATGGTGCTCGAAACGATTTTGTCCAATGCCGGACATGAAGTCACCGTGGTTGAGGACGGAGAAAAGGCGCTCGAAGAGCTCGAACAGGCGACCTTTGATATCGTATTCCTGGACGTCAACATGCCCAATATGGGTGGTGTTGAATGCTGCAAGCTATGGCGTCAGATCGAAGGTCCACGGACACATGTCCCAATCATTGGCCTGACTGCTGATTCTACCGAGGAAACCGAAAAGAAATGCCTTGATGCCGGAATGGATTTGCGAATTACAAAACCCATTGAGGCAGGGGAATTGATAGAGGTTATTACTTCACAGACCGCCAGCAAAATTGGTCCGGCGGAAAGCCCGGCCACCTCCGATCCCTTGCGAGTGGTCAGCAATATTGAAAGCCGGACTCGCAAGACCGCACCACCCGCCGTTGATCCCACGCAGCTAGATTATCTTCTGTCGATCGGAGATAAGGCTTTCGTGCAGTCCATCATCGATGCCTATCTTGAAGATACCAGCGAGATTCTGACTGCATTCCGGAAATCGGTAGACGATGGGTCGGTGGAAGATTTCCGCTTCCATGCCCATGCGTTCAAGAGCGGGGCGGCAAATGTCGGTGCAAATTTCCTAGCTGAAACATGTGCGACACTCGAAGTGATCACGGAACAAAAATTCAACGATCGCCGCTTTGAATATCTAACAAAAATCGAAAAACAGGTTGTCGAAATTCGCGATTGCCTTGAAGGCATCTCGCAGCCCAGAAATGAGAATGTGCCTGGCGAGAAAGCTGCGCTGGCTTAG
- a CDS encoding NAD(P)H-dependent glycerol-3-phosphate dehydrogenase: MELKVGLLGGGSWGTTVASLVSRNAPIKIWARDPETVSDINDNHCNSKYLPDIKLPEALTATSEIGEAVSGADVLVMGIPSSNFRSVLEEAKQYLRPWVPVISLTKGLELATSKRMTEVIEEVLPGHPVGVLTGPNLAREIMAGQAAASVISMEDEIIVKQLQQLFHSGLFRVYTNTDLLGCELGGVLKNIIAIAVGMGDGLGAGDNTRSALITRGLAEITRLGVAMGGKPETFSGLTGMGDMIATCTSPLSRNRHVGVELGKGRHIDEIIDEMHMVAEGVKSAPTVIALAKKYGVAMPIAEDVFEVTKGNRSAVRAFRGLVNQSAGAESDAG, encoded by the coding sequence ATGGAATTGAAAGTCGGATTGCTCGGTGGAGGCTCATGGGGAACCACGGTTGCGTCTCTGGTTTCGCGCAATGCGCCGATTAAAATCTGGGCACGGGATCCGGAAACAGTCAGCGATATCAACGACAATCATTGTAACAGCAAATATTTGCCAGACATAAAATTGCCTGAAGCTTTGACAGCAACGTCCGAAATCGGCGAGGCCGTATCTGGCGCAGACGTGTTGGTGATGGGAATACCCTCCAGCAATTTCCGCAGTGTATTGGAAGAAGCAAAGCAATATCTCCGACCCTGGGTTCCGGTGATCAGCCTTACCAAGGGTCTGGAACTGGCCACCAGCAAGCGGATGACCGAGGTTATCGAGGAAGTTCTGCCGGGGCATCCTGTTGGCGTCCTCACCGGCCCCAATCTGGCGCGCGAAATCATGGCGGGGCAGGCGGCTGCCAGCGTGATCTCGATGGAAGACGAGATTATCGTCAAGCAACTGCAGCAGCTTTTCCACTCCGGCCTGTTTCGCGTCTACACCAATACCGACCTGCTGGGTTGCGAACTGGGTGGCGTGCTCAAGAATATCATCGCCATCGCAGTCGGCATGGGTGACGGTTTGGGAGCGGGAGATAATACACGGTCGGCATTGATTACCAGAGGGCTAGCCGAGATCACGCGTCTGGGCGTCGCGATGGGCGGAAAACCCGAAACATTTTCGGGCCTGACCGGCATGGGTGACATGATCGCTACATGTACCAGTCCGCTGAGCCGCAATCGTCATGTCGGTGTCGAGCTGGGCAAGGGGCGACATATTGATGAAATCATCGACGAAATGCACATGGTTGCCGAAGGTGTCAAAAGTGCGCCGACGGTGATCGCCTTGGCCAAGAAATATGGTGTAGCGATGCCAATTGCCGAGGATGTTTTTGAAGTCACCAAGGGGAATCGCTCGGCCGTGCGTGCATTCCGCGGACTGGTAAATCAGTCGGCTGGTGCGGAGTCAGACGCGGGTTAA
- a CDS encoding crotonase/enoyl-CoA hydratase family protein, with protein sequence MPIEANDMLVQAPSISETDIFSKQFREIDLRFDRSDEIFWCYMNQKSRPSYTYELGEEIQQVQDWIHSTYAMDGSKAADPLRYFVAGSHTPGIYNLGGDLNHFASCIRRRDLGALKKYARTCVHMQYENSTAFGAPIITMALVQGDALGGGFEHALAFDILVAEKSARLGLPEILFNLFPGMGAYSFLRQRLSRKDTERFILEGKLFTAAELYDMGVVDILAEDGMGEAAIVEYTKANRKRFHAERAVYRARKIANPVSLEELLEITDTWAETALYLDESDVRKMERLARAQDRRIMRSLKAV encoded by the coding sequence TTGCCGATCGAAGCGAATGATATGCTAGTCCAGGCACCTTCCATTTCAGAAACTGATATTTTTTCAAAACAGTTTCGGGAGATCGATCTGCGATTTGATCGTTCCGATGAAATATTCTGGTGTTATATGAATCAGAAATCACGCCCAAGCTATACTTATGAGCTGGGAGAAGAGATTCAGCAGGTCCAAGACTGGATTCACTCGACTTATGCGATGGACGGCTCGAAGGCCGCGGATCCTTTACGTTACTTTGTCGCAGGTTCCCACACGCCGGGCATATACAATCTTGGAGGCGATCTGAATCACTTTGCAAGTTGTATTCGTCGTCGTGATCTGGGGGCGTTGAAGAAATACGCTCGAACATGTGTTCACATGCAATATGAGAATAGCACCGCCTTTGGCGCGCCAATCATTACGATGGCGCTTGTGCAGGGCGATGCGTTGGGCGGTGGGTTTGAGCACGCGCTTGCTTTTGATATCCTGGTTGCCGAGAAAAGCGCACGCTTGGGCCTTCCGGAAATTCTGTTCAATCTCTTTCCCGGCATGGGTGCTTACAGCTTTTTGCGGCAGCGTCTCAGCCGCAAGGATACTGAGAGATTCATTCTTGAAGGCAAATTATTTACGGCGGCCGAGCTATATGACATGGGCGTCGTCGATATATTGGCAGAAGATGGGATGGGCGAAGCCGCCATCGTCGAATATACAAAGGCAAACCGGAAGCGTTTCCACGCGGAACGGGCTGTCTATCGCGCCCGCAAAATCGCCAATCCGGTTAGCTTGGAAGAGCTGCTGGAAATCACCGATACATGGGCGGAAACCGCGCTATATCTGGATGAATCGGACGTTCGCAAGATGGAACGGTTGGCGAGAGCGCAGGACCGCCGGATTATGCGGTCACTAAAGGCCGTCTGA
- a CDS encoding alpha/beta fold hydrolase, with translation MEAIEIFLAILGILMVSLLALYVLFPRMLYGFLRNTLRRKGKLTAKSIQVGDMNWPYLEGGPSDGEPLVLLHGFGGDKDNWAIYAPEIVGKYRLIAPDLPGFGENIRDIDRDYDMATQASRVRDFLNAMGIDKCHIGGNSMGGFVSLRFALDYPERLISMTLFNNAGVVGANESKLQKEALAGKNPLEIHSPDDVKRMLAFVAHKPMKVPGQFRKIFYEDFAVHRELLDKIFWNLVEDGTEKALNDQLDQVKAPTLIIWGRHDQLIDVSCVNVLEDGIPNSESAVFEEVGHVPMIENPKGTAERHLEFLAKY, from the coding sequence TTGGAAGCGATCGAAATTTTCCTGGCGATCCTGGGCATCTTGATGGTGTCGCTGCTTGCTCTCTATGTACTGTTCCCGCGTATGTTGTACGGCTTTCTTCGCAATACATTGCGGCGAAAAGGCAAGCTGACAGCAAAATCGATACAAGTGGGCGATATGAACTGGCCTTATCTCGAAGGTGGTCCATCAGATGGCGAGCCATTGGTGCTGCTTCACGGCTTCGGCGGTGACAAGGATAATTGGGCGATATATGCGCCGGAAATCGTCGGAAAATATCGCCTGATAGCTCCCGACTTGCCTGGTTTCGGAGAGAATATTCGGGACATTGATCGTGACTATGACATGGCGACGCAGGCGTCCCGAGTTCGCGATTTTCTGAACGCTATGGGTATCGATAAATGCCATATTGGCGGAAACAGCATGGGCGGCTTTGTCTCGCTGCGCTTTGCGCTGGATTACCCGGAACGCTTGATTTCAATGACTTTGTTCAACAATGCAGGTGTCGTCGGAGCCAATGAAAGCAAGCTTCAGAAAGAGGCCTTGGCCGGTAAAAATCCGCTGGAGATCCACAGTCCCGACGACGTAAAGCGGATGCTCGCGTTCGTTGCTCACAAACCGATGAAGGTCCCCGGGCAATTCCGGAAGATTTTCTACGAAGATTTTGCCGTCCATCGCGAGTTGCTCGACAAGATATTCTGGAATCTGGTGGAGGATGGCACGGAGAAGGCACTGAATGACCAGCTTGATCAGGTGAAGGCGCCGACGCTCATCATCTGGGGCCGCCATGACCAGCTGATAGATGTCAGTTGCGTCAATGTGCTGGAAGACGGCATTCCAAATTCTGAATCGGCGGTATTTGAAGAAGTCGGTCATGTGCCGATGATCGAGAACCCCAAGGGGACCGCTGAAAGACATCTCGAGTTCCTTGCAAAATATTGA